Genomic segment of Umezawaea sp. Da 62-37:
GTCAGTCTGCCAGATCCCGCCGGTAGCCGCGCCGTGCACCGCTGCTGTCCGAGCGTGCAACGGCGCTTCCGCCGCGGCCCGCGCGGGCGCAGGGTGGCGGCATGAGCACGGTGAGCCCGGAGCGGATCGCCCGGTACGCACAGGACGCGGGGTTCCGCGGGCAGGACCTGACGATCGCGGTGGCGGTCGCGCTGGCCGAGTCGGGTGGCGACCCCCGCGCGCACAACGCCACGCCGCCGGACGACTCCTACGGGCTGTGGCAGGTCAACATGCTCGGGTCGATGGGGCCCGCGCGGCGGCGCGAGTTCGGGCTGGAGTCGAACTCCGAGCTGTTCGATCCGGGGGAGAACGCCAAGGCGGCCAACAGGATCTCCGGCGACGGGCGGTCGTGGACCCCGTGGTCGACCTACACCAGCGGCGCCTACAAGCGGCACCTGGACGCGGCCCGGCGCGGGGTCGAGGCGATGAGGCGCAAGGGGGACGACGGGGGTTCCGGCGGCGGCAGGGGTTCCGGCGGCGGTTCCGGCGGGTTCTCGGTCGACACCGGCGTGCTCGGCGACTACGCGAAGCGGACCCGGAACACCGCCGACGACCTGACCGCGCTCGGCAGGCGGCACGTGCGCGAGGTCCGCGAGGTGGCCGAGGACAGCTTCGGGAACATCGGCAAGCAGTCCGGGTTCGCCGACGCGCTGGACAACTTCGGCGCGGCGCTGCGCAAGCAGGTCAAGGCGGTGGCGCACAACAGCGACAGGCTGGCCTCGTCCGCGGCGGGCGCGGCCAGGTCCTACCGGGAGCAGGACGACGACGCGGCGCGTTCGCTGCGCGGAGGTGAGGCGTAGTGGACACCGGAGCGCTGGCCCGGCACTTCGCCGAGAGCATGATCGGCCACCGGAACTCGTTGGCGGGCAAGGCCGAGGACGCGGTGAAGGTGCAGTACGCCTTGAACCGGACCGCTTCCGGGCTCACCGACGGGCACGAGGACCAGGCCAAGGCCGCCAAGACCGTGCTGGAGCACTGGAAGGGCGACAACTCGCGGGGCTTCGGGAAGCGCGCGCACCGCCTCGGCGGGCAGATGCGGACCACGGCCGACGCCGCGCGGGACGCCGAGGAGGTGGTCGCGGGGGTCACGAGCGCGCTGACCACCGGGCACGCGCGGGCGCGGCAGGCCGTCGAGGAGTACCTGGACCGGGCGAAGGGACTGCTCGACACGGGCCAGGCGGTCGGCACGCAAGCCGCGCTGCTCAAGGCCGTCGCCCAGGCCGCGGACCTGGAACCCCGGTACACCAAGGAGACCACCGAGACCGTGCGGGCCACGCGGGCCGAACTGGAGGAGGCCGCCCGCAGGCTGCGCGCGCTGGAGAAGGACGTCGAGCACGACGGCGTCGCCGACCAGCGCGCCGTGAAGACCCGCGGTCGCACCCGCCCGTCGGCCGTGCGCGCCAAGGGCCGGTCCCGCACGATCGTCTCGGCCGCCCGGCGCGAGCTGGGCACCCGCGAGAACCCGCCCGGCAGCAACCGGAACCCCTACGGCCCGACCGCCGCGTGGTGCTCGTCGTTCGCCACGGCGATGTGGCGCAAGGCGGGCGTGGACATCCCGCTGCTGCCCTTCACCGGCGACGTGTTCAAGTGGGGGCGGCGCAACGGCAAGGCGTACACGTCGCTCGGCGCGGCGGAACCGGGGGACGTGCTGCTGTTCGGCACCGGCCCCAGCAGCCCGTCCACCAGCAAGCACATCGGGATCGTGGAGAAGGTCGACGGCGACACCGTGACCCTCATCGAGGGCAACTCCGGCGACTCGGTGCGGCGCAACACCCACAAGCTCAGCTCGGCCACGTTCTACGGAGGGGTGCACCCGTGATCACCGCGAACGCGCACGACCCGGACACGGGGGTCTCGGTGGAGGTCGGGCCGGGCGGTGGCCTGCTGGACCTGGCGCTGGACGCCCGGTCGCTGCGGCTGGGGCCGTCGGGGCTGGCCAAGGCCGTGCTGGGGCTGGTCGACACCGCCACCGCGCGGGCCAACGCCCGCGTCCGACGGGCGGTGGGGGACGTGAGCGCGCTCGGGTTGGGCGTGGCCCCGAGGATGGCGGAGTCGGTCGAGGACACGACTCCCGAGACGTGGCGGGTGTGATGGGGATGGGGGAGCGGTTGGACGCGATCCGGTGCGCGGCGGAGGAACGCGGGGTCGCGGTGGTGGTGGACCTGCACGGGAAACCCGTCGACCTGTCCTTCACCCGCGACGCGCTGCGGATGCGCCCCGTCGAGCTGACGGATCTGGTGCGGCGCCTGACCGCCGACGCCGCGGCGTCGGCACTGGCCGAGGGGATGGCCGTGGTGAACGAGGTGGTGCCGGAATCCCTGTTCGCGGACTAGGCCGAGACCTGGCTGAGGAGGGTGCTCAGGTGGCGGGTGAGCCAGGCGGAGTCGGCCGGGCTGATGCGGACCCACTCGGTGTCGCCGGTCCGCTCGGTGGCCATCGCGTAGCGGCCCGCGGCGGTGTCCGTCCAGCTCAGCACGGGGGAACGGCCCGCGGGGCCGGTGGCGGCGAGCTGGCCGGTGGCCCGGCGCGGCGAGTCGATCAGGGTGGTGATGGCCCTGGTGAGGCGGCCGGTGATGTTCGCCTGGGCCAGCGCGCGCTCCAGACCGCGGTGGCCGGACTCGGTGTAGGCGTCCACGGCGGCCGAGAACACCGGCCTCGGCGGCTGGACCTGCTCGCCGGGGCCCGCGCCCGCGTCGCCGACGACCCTGGTGACCGCGGTCGCGAGATCCGTGACGGGTTCGAGGACGACCTCGTGGTCGTTCAGCACGGCCAGCACGCCGCGCCCGTCGCGCGCGGTGGCGAGCACCCGCCACGGCGTGGGGCGGAACACCAGCGCGTCCACCGACAGCACGCCGTGGGCGAGCACGCCGAACAGGTCCTCCAGGTCGGGGGAGATGTCCACGCCGTCGGCCAGCCCGGCCTGGGTGAGCGTGCGCAGGACGTCCGCGCCCAGCGCGTCCCGCTCCTGCTCGGTCGCGCCGTGCGACGGCACCTCCAGCGGGTAGGGCGGGGTGCCGGTGCCGAGGTCTTCCCACAGCAGGTCGAACTCCAGGTGCGACAGGACCACACCGGTCGCCGTACGTCGTGCCATGGGCCGAACGTAGTGCTCGGAGCGGCGTCGTGCGTCCTGGTTGGACAACTCCGGTGATTACGCTGCACACCGTGGACGTGGCCGGTGGGTTCCTGACCGTTCGCGCTTCCGGTGCGGCGGCGGCGAAAGCCGCGCTCAACGGGGGCGCGTCCACGCCCGAGCACATCCAGCTGCTGCTGCGGTGCCCGGTGCCGGAGGGGCTGCCGGACGCGGGTGCCGAGCTTCGGTTTCCCGATTGCTCGTTGCACGTGCTGCCGGTGGGCGTGGTGCTGCTGACCGTCGCCCGCGCGCGGCTGACGACCGGGTTCGCGGACCTGAAGCCGCTGATGTTCCAGCCGGTGCCGGTGGACCCGGCGCTGCGCTCGCTGTTCTCCGACGCGGTGGCGCACGTGCTGGCCGCCGCGGACGCCCTCGACCCGCACGGCCTGGCGCACCACCTGTTCGGGCTGGCCGAGCTCGTGCTGCGCAGCGCACTGCGGGCCGAGTTGGACCGGGTGGACGCGGTGGTCGCCCGGCGCCGCGAGGCCGTGGAGTACATGCGCGAGCACCTGGCCGACCCGGCGCTGGGCGCCGACCGGGTCGCCGAGGCTCTCTACATCTCGCGGCGGCGGCTCTACCAGCTCTTCGACGACGGCCAAGGCGTGTCCGAGCGCATCCGGGGGCTGCGGATCGACCGGGCGAAGGCGCTGCTGGCGGACCCGACCGCGGCCGCGCGCGGGATCGGCGAGATCGCGCGGGACTGCGGGTTCGTCAGCGCCGCGCACTTCTCCCGGACGTTCCGCCAGGTGGTGGGCCGGACGCCGACCGAGTTCCGGGGTCGCTGAACTCCACGCCGGACACGAACCGGCCCGCGAGGCCCGCCACGTCCAGCCAGCCGCGCCCGGTCGGCGAGTGCAGGGTGAACACGGCGATCCGCGGGTGGTCCGGGTCGGTCACCACGACCTGGAGCTGCGCGCCCTGCCCGGTCGCCGCGATGCGTTCCACGATCACCACCGGGTAGCCGGTCGCGGTCTCGCCCTTCGTGACCTCGCGGATGGTCGGACCGTCGAGGTGGAAGCCCAGCCCGCCGGGGTCCAGGGGGCGCTCGACGGGCACCACGCCCGCCATGAGCAGCGCGGGGTCGGCGTCCGGGTGGTCCACGACGGCCAGCAGCCCCACGCCGTGCTGGTGCGCGAGTTCCGCGGCCTGCGTGGCGGACACCTCCAGGCCGGGGTCGCGCGTGCCCTTGAGCCGGTGCAGCACCGCGAGCAGGTCCGCCGCGGTGCGGTCGACGGAGTCGAGCACCACCGGGGTCACCCCCGGAACCGGAGCGAGTCTCACCCCAGGCCCGCCCGGAACGCCGCGCCCGCGCCGCGGGTGGCCGCCGGTCGGGACGGGCCGAGCAGCACGGACGCCAGCTCGGCGGTGAGCGACGAGAACCCGGTCAACGCGTCCGCGACCGCCGTCGACGGTTCCTCGGCACGCAGCCGCGCGGCGACCCGGCGGGCCTCCGCGTGGTGGTCGCGCTCCAGCCGCCGAGCCTCGTCCAGCACCTCGTCCAGCCGCCGGGTCAGCTCGTCGTGCCTGGTCACGGCGCCGTCGTGGACAGTCGCGTGCGCTGCGGTGAACCGGGCCATCGCCCCGCTCCGGTCGACCTCGTCGGCGGCGTCGGCCAGCTCCCGACGCAGTCGCAGCGCGCGCCGGTCCAACTGCTCGGCCTGCCGCTGGTCCCCCAGCAGCGTGCCCGCCCAGCCGTCGAGCACCTCGGCCGCCGCCCGCATCGCGCGCCGCACCGCCGCCAACTCCGACACCACCGCCTCCAACCGCGCCTTGAACCCGTCCGCCGCCGCACCCGTCCACCGCTCCGGCGGCGCGCCGGGGTCGGCGAACGCGGCGGCGCACCGCTCGCTCGCCGCCGCCACCGCGCCCGCGTTGCCCGGCGCGGGGTCGAACCCGAGGCCCCGGTACTCAGCCACGGGGGAGCCCGTCGGTCCGCCGGTAGGTCTCGCCCACGGCGCGCAGCCCGTCCGCCACCGCGTCCAGCCCCGCGCCGCGCAGCGTCCCCGCCCACTCCGCGATCAGCTGCTCCACCGCGGAGGTGATGCCTTCGGGCCCGAGGTCGCCCAGCGGCTCCTCCAGCGCGGCCGCCGCCACGCGCACCTCGTCCGCGGACTCGTCGAGCCGCCCGGCGAACGTGGTCAGCTCGTCGGGGTCGACGTCGTAGCCACCGGTCATCCGGGTCACTCGCCGAGCACGGGC
This window contains:
- a CDS encoding YbaB/EbfC family DNA-binding protein; this translates as MITANAHDPDTGVSVEVGPGGGLLDLALDARSLRLGPSGLAKAVLGLVDTATARANARVRRAVGDVSALGLGVAPRMAESVEDTTPETWRV
- a CDS encoding type VII secretion target; its protein translation is MSTVSPERIARYAQDAGFRGQDLTIAVAVALAESGGDPRAHNATPPDDSYGLWQVNMLGSMGPARRREFGLESNSELFDPGENAKAANRISGDGRSWTPWSTYTSGAYKRHLDAARRGVEAMRRKGDDGGSGGGRGSGGGSGGFSVDTGVLGDYAKRTRNTADDLTALGRRHVREVREVAEDSFGNIGKQSGFADALDNFGAALRKQVKAVAHNSDRLASSAAGAARSYREQDDDAARSLRGGEA
- a CDS encoding ESX secretion-associated protein EspG, giving the protein MARRTATGVVLSHLEFDLLWEDLGTGTPPYPLEVPSHGATEQERDALGADVLRTLTQAGLADGVDISPDLEDLFGVLAHGVLSVDALVFRPTPWRVLATARDGRGVLAVLNDHEVVLEPVTDLATAVTRVVGDAGAGPGEQVQPPRPVFSAAVDAYTESGHRGLERALAQANITGRLTRAITTLIDSPRRATGQLAATGPAGRSPVLSWTDTAAGRYAMATERTGDTEWVRISPADSAWLTRHLSTLLSQVSA
- a CDS encoding helix-turn-helix transcriptional regulator, whose product is MITLHTVDVAGGFLTVRASGAAAAKAALNGGASTPEHIQLLLRCPVPEGLPDAGAELRFPDCSLHVLPVGVVLLTVARARLTTGFADLKPLMFQPVPVDPALRSLFSDAVAHVLAAADALDPHGLAHHLFGLAELVLRSALRAELDRVDAVVARRREAVEYMREHLADPALGADRVAEALYISRRRLYQLFDDGQGVSERIRGLRIDRAKALLADPTAAARGIGEIARDCGFVSAAHFSRTFRQVVGRTPTEFRGR
- a CDS encoding CHAP domain-containing protein, coding for MDTGALARHFAESMIGHRNSLAGKAEDAVKVQYALNRTASGLTDGHEDQAKAAKTVLEHWKGDNSRGFGKRAHRLGGQMRTTADAARDAEEVVAGVTSALTTGHARARQAVEEYLDRAKGLLDTGQAVGTQAALLKAVAQAADLEPRYTKETTETVRATRAELEEAARRLRALEKDVEHDGVADQRAVKTRGRTRPSAVRAKGRSRTIVSAARRELGTRENPPGSNRNPYGPTAAWCSSFATAMWRKAGVDIPLLPFTGDVFKWGRRNGKAYTSLGAAEPGDVLLFGTGPSSPSTSKHIGIVEKVDGDTVTLIEGNSGDSVRRNTHKLSSATFYGGVHP